In Pseudomonas sp. MYb327, one DNA window encodes the following:
- a CDS encoding fumarylacetoacetate hydrolase family protein: protein MDAHLINALGDELFNALRSRQTLAPLTRRYPQITLEQAYRISLHFLQRREALGERVVGKKIGVTSRAVQEMLDVHQPDFGFLTHAMQVEDGSDVSLARYNLIQPRAEGEIAFILGEDLQGPGISAEDVLAASQWVVPCFEIVDSRIDDWQIRIQDTVADNASCGVFALGSQRVDPRSLDLAAVHMQMHKNGQPAGSGLGSAVQGHPCAAVAWLANTLGELGIPFRRGEIILSGALAPLVPVVAGDSISLSMSGLGDTSLRFVP from the coding sequence ATGGACGCCCATTTGATCAACGCCCTCGGTGACGAACTGTTCAACGCCTTGCGCAGCCGCCAGACCCTGGCGCCCCTGACCCGGCGCTATCCGCAGATCACCCTGGAGCAGGCCTACCGGATTTCCCTGCACTTCCTGCAACGCCGCGAAGCCCTCGGCGAGCGGGTGGTCGGCAAGAAAATCGGGGTCACCAGCCGCGCCGTGCAGGAAATGCTCGATGTCCACCAACCGGACTTCGGCTTCCTCACCCATGCGATGCAAGTCGAAGATGGCAGCGATGTCAGCCTGGCCCGCTACAACCTGATCCAGCCACGGGCCGAAGGTGAAATCGCCTTTATCCTCGGCGAAGACTTGCAAGGTCCGGGCATCAGCGCCGAGGACGTCCTGGCCGCCAGCCAATGGGTCGTACCGTGCTTCGAGATTGTCGATTCGCGGATCGACGACTGGCAGATTCGCATCCAGGACACCGTGGCCGACAACGCCTCCTGCGGCGTGTTCGCCCTCGGCAGCCAGCGGGTCGATCCGCGCTCGCTGGACCTGGCCGCCGTGCACATGCAAATGCACAAAAACGGTCAGCCGGCAGGCTCCGGCCTGGGCTCGGCGGTGCAAGGCCATCCCTGCGCCGCAGTGGCCTGGCTGGCCAATACCCTGGGCGAGCTGGGCATCCCGTTCCGCCGTGGCGAAATCATTCTCTCCGGTGCCCTGGCGCCACTGGTGCCGGTGGTAGCCGGTGACAGCATCAGCCTGTCCATGAGCGGGCTGGGCGACACCAGCCTGCGCTTTGTCCCTTGA